The following are encoded in a window of Panulirus ornatus isolate Po-2019 chromosome 6, ASM3632096v1, whole genome shotgun sequence genomic DNA:
- the LOC139749029 gene encoding transformation/transcription domain-associated protein-like yields MLTHWTRKILVEEGHSVGQLVHILQLVVRHANVYYPVRHHLTHHITQAMHRLGFTPTANLDQRRLAVDLAEVCIKWEEQRIKEETDGDNGCDTLVQQLQQQPGGIKRSSSTDGPEAKRARVSVGGSSRGSIDVNKPMEKSHADAVVYFLLRLACQVNESTITPGTVAPGEALSRRCVYLLKRALKPDMWPHADPKLAWLDKLFLNLESAQPNLANVCVGLEVFTYLIGTLRREQILGAMRGLTRGLVACMTCSNSRVVRLTHSLLARLMSVFPTEPTSATVASRYEELEDLYSRIAKIVFEGLTLYEKNANASPTSLFGTLMILKAACQNNPCYIDRLIMPFMKVLQRMARDHLSHTSADNSSVGSELLILSLDLVKKPRWCNGCRNEKGFHWHHISWPY; encoded by the exons ATGTTGACTCATTGGACTCGTAAAATCTTGGTTGAAGAGGGTCACTCTGTGGGTCAGCTGGTACACATTTTGCAGTTGGTGGTACGACATGCCAATGTGTACTATCCTGTCCGTCATCATCTTACCCACCACATCACTCAAGCCATGCATCGCCTTGGCTTTACCCCCACTGCTAATTTAGATCAAAGGAGACTTGCTGTTGACTTAGCAGAG GTGTGCATCAAATGGGAAGAACAAAGAATAAAGGAAGAGACAGATGGTGATAATGGATGTGACACATTAGTTCAGCAGTTGCAGCAGCAACCTGGCGGCATAAAGCGATCATCCTCAACAGATGGACCAGAAGCAAAGCGAGCAAGAGTGTCAGTTGGAGGCAGTTCTCGGGGAAGTATTGATGTTAATAAGCCAATGGAGAAGAGTCATGCAGATGCTGTGGTTTACTTTTTGCTGCGGTTAGCTTGCCAGGTGAATGAGAGTACAATTACACCAGGCACTGTTGCACCTGGTGAAGCTCTGTCTCGACGTTGTGTATACCTGCTTAAAAGAGCTCTAAAGCCAGATATGTGGCCTCATGCAGATCCTAAATTAGCTTGGCTGGACAAATTATTCTTGAACTTAGAATCTGCTCAGCCAAATCTTGCAAATGTGTGCGTTGGACTTGAAGTCTTCACCTATCTCATTGGAACATTACGACGTGAACAGATATTAGGTGCTATGCGTGGCTTAACTCGTGGCCTTGTGGCATGCATGACTTGTAGCAACTCTCGTGTTGTGCGCCTCACACATTCCTTGTTAGCTCGACTCATGTCAGTCTTCCCAACAGAACCAACTAGTGCTACCGTAGCTTCACGATATGAGGAGCTTGAGGACCTTTATTCAAGAATTGCCAAAATTGTTTTTGAAGGTTTAACATTGTATGAGAAGAATGCCAATGCCTCTCCCACCTCTTTATTTGGTACTCTTATGATACTGAAGGCAGCATGCCAAAACAATCCTTGTTACATCGATAGACTCATTATGCCTTTCATGAAGGTTTTACAACGCATGGCCCGTGATCACCTCAGTCACACTTCAGCAGATAACAGTTCAG TAGGCAGCGAGCTGTTGATTCTTTCATTGGATTTAGTTAAAAAACCGCGTTGGTGTAATGGGTGTAGAAATGAGAAAGGCTTTCATTGGCACCATATTAGTTGGCCTTATTGA